The Bacteroidota bacterium region ACAAAGTTTTTACGATTAAAGAATTTAGGATTATAATTTTGTTGGGAGTTTTGCCGCTCATAACCGCTGCTACCATTATTTTTCTCAGAATCCCATCTTTATCTAGTATTGTATTTAATGATGCAGCAAATTTTAAATTAAGCGGGAATTATGGTCCTAATCAGGTGGCTACTATTTTTGGTTATGGTATAGTGCTTATGATGGTAGCATTTTTCTTAAACATCAGAGTAACCACTTCAGGTCTTATGGATAGAATTTTGATCTTCATTTTTTTCACTTTCTGTGTAATAAATTTTTCTAGGGGAGGGATTTTTACAGCCATTATTTCTATATTACTTGGAGCAATTGTTTGGTTAAGATATGCACAGAGTAAGACAAAGAATGTTTTTTTAATAGGATTTGGAGTTATCATTATTTTTCTATTTTTTCTATTTAATTATTTCGATAATATTACAGGTAATTCTTTGTCAAAGAGGTATGCTGGTTCCATCACCAAAAAAGACCCCAAGTATGAAAATTTCGGATCGGGGGTTACTGGACGTGATGAACTTATAAAAGGAGATTTTGCACTTTTTCAAGAACATATTGTATTGGGAGTTGGCGTGGGAATGGCAAAAGAAGCCCGACTTGAATATGGACATCGTAATGCAGCGTCGCACACCGAGCTTACCAGGCTTTTATCGGAGCATGGACTTTTTGGATTGGGGGCTTTACTCATCTTATTACTCATTCCGATACAGAGATTCTTTACCTTTAAAGCCTATTATCGAAAATTATTGATAGTTGTATTTGTTTCTTTCTCCATTATAGCTTCACTGCATGCGGCTATGCGGCTGTGTGTGATGGGTTTTGTGTACGGTCTCGCCTTCATTAATCTCATGCCCGATAAGGAGGAAGTTGATGCATCTGAACAAATAAGGTTGAGATATTTAGAGTGGGGGCAGTATGAGGAAGAAATCCAACTAGAGGAACTGAATGCATAATAACTATGCTTTTCAATTCGCTATATTTTGCTCTTTTTTTTCCTGTAGTTACCTTTCTTTTTTTCGTTGTACCTGTTAAGCTTCGCAATTACTTATTACTTGTGGCTGGTTGTGTTTTTTACATGGCAGCAATACCGTCATATATTATTATACTGTTTGCAGCAATTATTATTGATTATTATGCGGCATTGCAAATTCAAAAATCAGAGAGCAATAACCACCGAAAACGTTGGCTGGTATTAAGCATTGTTGCGACTTGTGCTTTACTTTTTGTTTTTAAGTATATTGATTTTTTTATCACGAATCTGAATATGTTTTATT contains the following coding sequences:
- a CDS encoding O-antigen ligase family protein, giving the protein MFLKQNKNGVAHVYIIYLVSLEISLRMLNASVPWEGVKYILIFIFLSARQFQSYTNKSSVSILLYVFLLLPSIALTQMEDLDLFRKELSFNLSGPISLAVSVIYFSNKVFTIKEFRIIILLGVLPLITAATIIFLRIPSLSSIVFNDAANFKLSGNYGPNQVATIFGYGIVLMMVAFFLNIRVTTSGLMDRILIFIFFTFCVINFSRGGIFTAIISILLGAIVWLRYAQSKTKNVFLIGFGVIIIFLFFLFNYFDNITGNSLSKRYAGSITKKDPKYENFGSGVTGRDELIKGDFALFQEHIVLGVGVGMAKEARLEYGHRNAASHTELTRLLSEHGLFGLGALLILLLIPIQRFFTFKAYYRKLLIVVFVSFSIIASLHAAMRLCVMGFVYGLAFINLMPDKEEVDASEQIRLRYLEWGQYEEEIQLEELNA